CCGGCGTGACGTTCAGTCCCACCTTCACGGTCGATGCCGCCCAGGGGCGGCTCACCATCGCCTTCAGCATCGCGCCCGACGCGCCCGTTGGCCCGCGCGTGATCCAGGTGGTCACACCAGCGGGGGCGACCCCCGCCGAGCCGTCACCCGTCAACACCTTCACCATTCGGAGTCCCTGAACCATGCGGAGAGCGACATGAGCAGTCAACTCAAGCAGATGGGCCGGGTGATGGCATCCATGGTGCTGGTCATCTCGGGGACGGCGATGGCCTTCAACAGCGGCAGCACCGGCGCGGATGGGGCGTTCAGCCCGACGGTGAGCACGCAGGTGCAGCTCCCGGAGAACGGCATCTTCAACTTCACGACCGTGAACATCCCCAGCGGTGTCACCGTGACGTTCAAGAGAAACACCGCCAACACACCGATTGTCATCCTCGCTACCGGCAACGTCACCATCGCGGGAGCGATCGATGTCAGTGGCTCCAGCTCGGCCAACGTCGGCGCCGCGGGCGATGGCAACCTGGGCGATGACGGGATCCCCGGCCGCGGTGGGCCCGGCGGTCAGGACGGCGGACGTGGAGGTCCGGCCGGAGCGGCGGCGACCTCGCGCGGTGGCAATGGGCTCGGGCCCGGAGGAGGCTTGGGAGGGGCCCTGGGCGGGACCGACACTGGCTGCTACTACACTAATGCGACGGGCGGCGGCGGTGCTGGCTTCGGTAACGGGGGCTCGAATGCCGTCGCGTTCGCTAGTGGGAACACGACGTATTCGCGGGGCGGCGTCGCCTACGGATCGAGCCAGCTCCTGCCGTTGATCGGCGGCTCGGGTGGCGGCGGCGGTGGCGGCAACACCGGGCTCGGTGGGTCGGGCGGCGGTGGTGGTGGTGGCGCGATCCTCATCGCCTCCTCCGAGACGCTCAATGTCACTGGTTCGATCCTGGCGAATGGAGGCGCTTCGGGCGGGACCGCCGGGGGCGAATCGGGCGGGACGGGCGGAGGGGGCAGCGGAGGCGCCATCCGATTGCTGGCGACGACCCTCTCCGGCAACGGCACGCTCAGCGCCGCCGCCGGTGCCGCCGCCGGGAACGCGAACAGCGGCTGTTTCAATGGCGGGAGCGGAGCGGTGGGTCGCATCCGGCTGGAGGCGGAGACCCTTACCCGGACGGCCGGCAGCACGCCGCCGTTCCCCGCGGCGACCGCGCCGACCACGGTGTTCGTCGCCGGGCTGCCCACGCTCCGCATCACCAGCGTCGCGGGCGTGAGCGCGCCCGCCGTGCCGACGGGCAACGCCGACATCGTGCTGCCCGCGAACACCCCGAACCCGGTCACGGTCACGTTCACGACGACGGGGGTGCCAGTCGGAAACACCGTCACCCTCACTGTGGTCCCCGCCGCGGCCGCATCGGAGAGCGCCGTGAGCCCGGCGTTGTCCGGCTCCACCGACAGCGCTACCACCAGTGTCAACATCAACCTGCCGAGCGGTCCGAGTGTGCTGCAGGCCACGACCTCGTACACCGTGGTCGCGGCGCTCGGCCGCGAGCTGGGCACGCGCTACGCGAACGGCGAGCAGGTGGAGCGGGTGACGCTAATCGCCAGCCTCCAGGGGCCGCCAGCGGTCATGCTCACGACGGTGTCTGGCAAGGAGTACCGGGTCGCGGCGCAGGCCCGGGACTAGTCACGACCCATGGCCGGCCAAGCCCATCACCGAACGTCGCTCCGCTGGCTCCTTCTCCTGGGGGGCACGGCGCTCTTGCCGATCGTGACGGCCGCCGCCGATCTCACGATCTCCGACGGAGTCACCGTGAAGTTCGGCGCCGACGCCGGGGTCGTGGTCCGGGACGCGTTGCGCGTGGACGGAGCCGCGACGTTCACCAGCGTCCATGACTCCGGCGACGGGGGCACCGCGGTGCAGGCGCCAGCGGCGGGAGACTGGCGTGGGGTGAGCATCGAGCCGTCCAGCGGCAATCTCCGGATTGACGGGCTCACCCTCCGCTACGGCGGCGCGAACGGCGAGGCGAGCCTCACGCTGCGGCGGAGCTCGCCGGTCGTGCGCTTCCTGACCGTCGATCATTCGCTGCTCGGGCTCCGCGTCGTGGATGGCGCGGCGCCGCGGTTCGAGGGGCTGAGCCTGATCGACAACACGGTGGGCCTGGAGACCGACAGCGCGAGCCCGGTGCTGATCGGCTCGGACATCCACGGCAACACGTCGTTCGGCGTGCGCAACCTCACGCCGGAGACGCCTGTCCAGGCGACCGGCAACTGGTGGGGCAGCGCGACCGGGCCGCGGGATCCGGCGGCGAACCCGGCAGGGCAGGGTGACCCTATCTCGACGGGCGTGAACTACTCGGGCTTCCTCACCCATCTCCCGCTCATCGAGCCGACCCTGGCGGTCGCGGGTGGGATCACGTTCACCGAGCAGCCCGGCGTGACGCTGCTGCTCCACTGCCGCAATGCCACCGAGTACCGCGTCGCCGAGAACGGGAGCTTCACCGGCGTGGCGTTCCAGCCGATGGCGGCAGTGGTGCCCTTCACACTCGAGGGCGGTGACGGCCTCAAGCACCTCTCGGTTCAGTATCGCGGTGCGGGCGGCAACACGGTGACCGCGGCGCTCCCGCAGCCCATCCTCCTGGACTCCGCCGGCCCGGTGCTGGCGCTCACCACCCCGGCCGATGGCAGCTTCATCAACGGGAACATCACGGTGACCGCGACCGCCACCGACCCGGCCGGGGTCGCGCGCGTGGAACTCTCCATCGACGGCGTGCTCACCGTGAGCGACACGACCGCGCCGTACACCTACGACTGGGACGTCAGCCAGGTCTCCGATGGCCAGCACACGATCCGGGCGGTCGCCTTCGACGGCGTCGGCCACCGCACCTCCCGCACCAGCACCGTCACGCTCGCCAAGGCACTGCCGCCTCCGCCGGACACCGACGGCCCGGTGCTCACCGCGCTGGCCCTGGCCGGCACTCCCGTCGAGCCCGACGGCACCCTCTCGCGCTCCGGCACGTTGACCATCGGCGCCAGCGACCGCAGCGGCGTGAGCCGGGTGGAGTTCCTGCTCGACGGAGCATCGCTGGGCACCGACACCAGCGGGTCCGACGGGTACTCGGCGTTCCTCGACATCGTCCCGATCGCCGACGGCCCGCACACGCTGATGGTGCGCGCGTACGACTCGTACAACAACCTCACCGCGCCCACGACTCCGATCACCGTCGTGCTGGCCGCGCCTGGAGCACCGGTCATCACCGCCCCGCCGGGCGGTCTGGTGACGAACCAGTCCGAGGTCGCCGTCTCCGGCGGCGCGGAGAAGAACACCCAGGTCACGCTCCAGAACAATGGCGTGGCGGTGGCGGGCCCCGTCGCCGTCGACGCGAGCGGGAAGTTCACGCTCCTGGTGGGCATCGTCGAGGGCCTGAACGACCTGCGGGCGGTCGCCAGCAACCGTGGGGGCGAGAGCCCTCCGAGCGCCGTGGTGCAGGTGACGCGCGACACTTCCATCCCGGTGTCGCCGGATGGTCTGACCGCCGTCGCGCAACCGGGCGGGAAGATCCGGCTCGCGTGGAACCGGTCGCAGGACGGCCGGGTCGTCGGCTACGATCTGTATCGGTCGGCGCAGGCGTTCAACGCCTCCGGTGAAGCGGTCAAGGTCAACACCACCCGGATCGCGACCGCCACCACGCTCCTCGACGACGTCCCGGCCGCTGACGGCACGTACTTCTACCGGATCGTCGCGGTGAACAACCTCGGGACGCCGGGTCAGCCGTCGAACCTCGCCAGCGCGGTTTCCGACAACACGCTCCCGAGGGCAACGCGGATCGCGTACACGCCCACGGGCAAGGTCGATCCCGCCACGGGCCGCATCGCGACGGGGCGGGTGGATCTGGTGGTGACGGTGAGCGAGCCGCTCCTGACCACCCCGTTCCTGAGTGTCATCCCCGAGGGGGGGACGCCGATGGCGATCGATCTCACCCGGCGCTCCGACACCGAGTATCGCGGAGGCTTCTCCGTCTCCTCCGGTACTCCGTCCGGCACGGCCTACGCCGTCTTTTCCGCGCGCGACCTCGTGGGCAACCGCGGCACCGACATCGGCGAGGGGGACTCGATCCAGCTCGACGCCCAGGGACCGGCGCTGAGCGCGATCGCGCTGGCACCCGGCGCGCCCATCCAGAACGACGCCACGAGCCCCACCTCGGTCACCGCTACCTTCACCTTGAGCGAGGCGCCGAAGGCCGGCGTGCCTCCGCAGCTCGGCTTCGTGCTCTCGAGCGCTCCGGCGAGCATCACGCCCATCGCTGGTCTCACCTCGACCGACCCGCTCACCTGGCGCGCGACGTTCTCGCTCCCGAGTGGCGCCGGCACCCAGCCCGAGAACCTCTCCTTCGCCTTCCAGGCCCAGGACGATCTCGACAACGTCTCCACGGCCGTCACGGCCGCGAACAGCTTCCAGGTCTACCAGGGCAGCCTGCCACCGCTGCTCCCGCCGCTCCAACTCGCCGCCACCGCGCTCCCCGCCGGCAAGGTCCGGCTGACCTGGCACGCCGTCGAGCTCGCCGCCGGGTACCAGCTCTACCGGCAGGCGCCGGGGGAGACGGCCCTCAGCCCGTACCAGCGCCTCGAGCCCTCCGTGGAGCGGGTCGACGCCACCACGGCCGATGGCGAGTACCGCTACGCCCTCGCCAGCATCCGCCAGGCGAACGGCCAGGAGGCGACGAGTGGGCAGGGCAACGTCGTCGTGGCCGTGGCCGACGCCCAGGCCCCCGGCGCCCCGACCGGCCTCTCGCTGGTGCTCCACGGCAGCGGGATCGTGGCCACGTGGCAAGGCCCCGCGGGCGGTGGCGCCACGACCTACAACCTGTACCGCTCGAGTGCCCCGGTCATCACGGACGTCCAGGGCCTCACCCCGCTCAAGACGGGCATCCGGCAGCTCGCCGCGATCGACCCCTCGCCCTCGATCACCGAGCACGCCTACGCGATCACCGCGGTTGACGCCGCTGGGAACGAGTCCGGCCCCTCGACCTCGGCGTTCCTGGACTTCGCGCTGGTGCCAGTGGGCAACCTCACCGTGGTGCAGAGCGAGAGTGAGTTCCCCGTGCTCACCTGGACGCAGAGCGGTGGCTCGGTGGTGGGGCACGACGTCTACCTGGGCCCGGATGACGCTCGCGAGAAGCTGAACGCCAGCCCGATCTCGAATCGGACCTTCACGGACACCGGCCATGCCGGAGACGAGCGCCGCTACACGGTGGTGGGCTTCGACGCCGCCAACGCCACCATTGGCCGGACGATCATCCTGCCGAAGCTCGCCGCGTCCCTCGTCGCCGGCGCGCCGATCCAGCGTGGGATCATGAATCGCCTCCAGTACCGGGTGACCAACCAGGGCGCCACCGCGGCCGCCAACATCTCCCTCAAGGCGAAGATCGGCACGCACGTGAACACGTCGCAGGTGTTCGCCCTGGGCGCGGGCGAGTCGAAGCTCGTCGACGTCGTGATGGGTGGGTTCGCCGACATCCCGAACCAGGCGAGCGTCACCACCACGATCGAGGTGCTCCCCGAGGAGGGCGCGACGGTGCGGCTGGTGCGGACGCGGGCGGTGGAGGCGCGGGACGGCGCGCTGGCGCTCTCGCTCACGACCGAGGCCTTCACCCGCGGTGCCACCGGCACGGTGCGCTTCGCGCTGCAGAACACCAGCGACGTCGAGACCGAGGTGCTCACCGCGTCACAGACAGGCAGCGCGCCATCGCCGGAGCTGCGGGTGAAGCTCCTGGATCAGGACGGCAACGTGCTGGCGACCCAGGACGTGATGCAGCCGTTCCACGGCGTCACCACCCTCCCGAACGGGATGACCGTGGCGCGCATCGCCGCTGGCGAGACGTTCGTCTCGGATCCGATCAGCGTCCCGATCCCGTCGAGCGCGCCCGACCACGTCGTCGTCCAGCTCGACATCGACAGCGTGCGGTACCACACCGGCCAGACCGACGCGGTGGCGATCCCGGGCAAGAGCGGGCGAGCGACCGCGACGCTGATCGACACCCCCTACTTCGGCGAGGTGAGTGCGATCACGCCGCAGGTGTCCCACGGCGATCAGGCGGTCACCATCACCGGGCGAGCCCTGGCGCGCGACGGCAACCAGCCGCTCCCCGTCGCGAAGCTCCGCCTGGCGCTGCGCGTGAACGGCTTCGAGCGTCGGTTCGACGTGTTCACCGACGAGGCCGGCACCTTCACCTTCGACTTCCTCCCGCAGGCGGGCGACGCGGGCCTCTATACGGTCTCGGCGGTACACCCGGACGTGCTCGACCGCCCGAACCAGGGGCAGTTCGTCATCAACCAGGTGACGGTCACGCCGACCCGGTTCGTCGCCAACTTCCCGAGGAACTTCCAGCAGCCCGTC
Above is a window of Cystobacter fuscus DNA encoding:
- a CDS encoding Ig-like domain-containing protein, with the protein product MTAAADLTISDGVTVKFGADAGVVVRDALRVDGAATFTSVHDSGDGGTAVQAPAAGDWRGVSIEPSSGNLRIDGLTLRYGGANGEASLTLRRSSPVVRFLTVDHSLLGLRVVDGAAPRFEGLSLIDNTVGLETDSASPVLIGSDIHGNTSFGVRNLTPETPVQATGNWWGSATGPRDPAANPAGQGDPISTGVNYSGFLTHLPLIEPTLAVAGGITFTEQPGVTLLLHCRNATEYRVAENGSFTGVAFQPMAAVVPFTLEGGDGLKHLSVQYRGAGGNTVTAALPQPILLDSAGPVLALTTPADGSFINGNITVTATATDPAGVARVELSIDGVLTVSDTTAPYTYDWDVSQVSDGQHTIRAVAFDGVGHRTSRTSTVTLAKALPPPPDTDGPVLTALALAGTPVEPDGTLSRSGTLTIGASDRSGVSRVEFLLDGASLGTDTSGSDGYSAFLDIVPIADGPHTLMVRAYDSYNNLTAPTTPITVVLAAPGAPVITAPPGGLVTNQSEVAVSGGAEKNTQVTLQNNGVAVAGPVAVDASGKFTLLVGIVEGLNDLRAVASNRGGESPPSAVVQVTRDTSIPVSPDGLTAVAQPGGKIRLAWNRSQDGRVVGYDLYRSAQAFNASGEAVKVNTTRIATATTLLDDVPAADGTYFYRIVAVNNLGTPGQPSNLASAVSDNTLPRATRIAYTPTGKVDPATGRIATGRVDLVVTVSEPLLTTPFLSVIPEGGTPMAIDLTRRSDTEYRGGFSVSSGTPSGTAYAVFSARDLVGNRGTDIGEGDSIQLDAQGPALSAIALAPGAPIQNDATSPTSVTATFTLSEAPKAGVPPQLGFVLSSAPASITPIAGLTSTDPLTWRATFSLPSGAGTQPENLSFAFQAQDDLDNVSTAVTAANSFQVYQGSLPPLLPPLQLAATALPAGKVRLTWHAVELAAGYQLYRQAPGETALSPYQRLEPSVERVDATTADGEYRYALASIRQANGQEATSGQGNVVVAVADAQAPGAPTGLSLVLHGSGIVATWQGPAGGGATTYNLYRSSAPVITDVQGLTPLKTGIRQLAAIDPSPSITEHAYAITAVDAAGNESGPSTSAFLDFALVPVGNLTVVQSESEFPVLTWTQSGGSVVGHDVYLGPDDAREKLNASPISNRTFTDTGHAGDERRYTVVGFDAANATIGRTIILPKLAASLVAGAPIQRGIMNRLQYRVTNQGATAAANISLKAKIGTHVNTSQVFALGAGESKLVDVVMGGFADIPNQASVTTTIEVLPEEGATVRLVRTRAVEARDGALALSLTTEAFTRGATGTVRFALQNTSDVETEVLTASQTGSAPSPELRVKLLDQDGNVLATQDVMQPFHGVTTLPNGMTVARIAAGETFVSDPISVPIPSSAPDHVVVQLDIDSVRYHTGQTDAVAIPGKSGRATATLIDTPYFGEVSAITPQVSHGDQAVTITGRALARDGNQPLPVAKLRLALRVNGFERRFDVFTDEAGTFTFDFLPQAGDAGLYTVSAVHPDVLDRPNQGQFVINQVTVTPTRFVANFPRNFQQPVVIKVATGEQTTATHLRLVYDPLAQPGGAPQGVSVSTGDPITLGPKRSADLTATLTADNTADGQGTLLLTALDDERGSTPLATVRVDYRLSEARPALSSSPSFIETGVVQGGTATERVTLENRGLASADGVVATLLKPDGSAPPAWIFLASDGQLGSIPVGGKRALDINVAPDASTVADGIHPFKLHVTGSNFAPGDVNVYVSVTQSGIGGVVFHASDLFTGMTRPDGSLVQGLAGVTIELQNEAVSTVRSTLTTDSVGEAMFTLLPAGRYLFRAKAANHQQLNGRLSVKPGVTTSQEAFLDYNLISVEWSVRQVTIEDDYQIVLSATFETHVPAPVVVIEPIAVNLPKMTPGDMFHGEFTLSNYGLVRADDVHFALPPTDSYFRYELLTEVPTSIGSHETVRIAYRLTSLKSFEPSGAESGGGCSTYQPAATARWSFLCMNGTLSTGASSAPFIYSYGQCGGGGGGGGGGGPVYVGGGGGGGGDLGSGPAAPTESELPESGCAPECTQSEDSAPGEE